A DNA window from Moorella thermoacetica contains the following coding sequences:
- the murJ gene encoding murein biosynthesis integral membrane protein MurJ yields the protein MAVANDGKPARGPEGTPVARMARAASVVLVLNLLSRVLGFVRDASIAARFGAGPATDAYLVAYTIPFFLQTILGMAFVTVMVPVVTTYLVRGDRDQGWAVASAVGNWTALILGLLTIVGLGVAPWLVRLMAPGFPAPVFDLAVKLTRIMFLSLAFMGTGMLVSGILNAGYIFTSPALAPAVSNLVIIATVIFAGSAFGITGLAVGTVLSFVAYLLIQLPDLPRLQFHYTCSLMAGHPAVRRIGRHLLPVCFSLAVVQLYLATNRFFASQLEPGSITALDFANRLVNLPLGVFVASVTTAIFPSLAEQAALNDRREMAHLTDRGLGLVALTILPAAVGMIVLRVPLVQLVFQRGAFDPRATAMTAVAVLFYSVGLLAQAMHPILTRAFYALQDVVVPVVTGIISVGLNILLSYFLAPRLGHGGLALANSLAASIYALMLYLALYRRLPELKVTLLLSTMLRIFLAAMGMGLLVWLAGRGLHVFTWSRPLLGLLVRMTLLMGGGGLAFWVLARWLKVEEVTFITAMIRRRLERVF from the coding sequence ATGGCAGTCGCGAATGATGGCAAGCCAGCCCGGGGTCCTGAGGGCACGCCGGTAGCCCGGATGGCCCGGGCGGCGAGTGTTGTATTGGTATTGAACCTTTTGAGCCGGGTGCTGGGCTTTGTCCGGGATGCCAGTATTGCCGCCCGCTTCGGCGCCGGGCCGGCCACCGATGCTTACCTGGTGGCCTACACCATCCCCTTTTTCCTGCAAACCATCCTGGGGATGGCCTTTGTGACGGTGATGGTGCCGGTGGTCACTACTTACCTGGTGCGGGGCGACCGCGACCAGGGGTGGGCGGTAGCCAGCGCCGTGGGCAACTGGACGGCCCTGATCCTGGGATTGCTGACCATTGTGGGCCTTGGGGTGGCGCCCTGGCTGGTCCGGCTCATGGCGCCGGGTTTTCCGGCGCCGGTCTTCGATCTGGCTGTCAAGCTGACCCGGATTATGTTCCTCTCCCTGGCCTTTATGGGTACAGGCATGCTGGTCAGCGGTATTTTAAACGCCGGTTATATCTTTACTTCCCCGGCCCTGGCGCCGGCAGTGAGCAACCTGGTGATTATTGCCACGGTGATCTTTGCCGGGTCAGCCTTTGGTATCACCGGACTGGCGGTGGGTACTGTCCTGAGCTTCGTGGCTTACCTGTTAATCCAGCTTCCCGACCTGCCGCGCCTGCAGTTCCACTACACCTGCAGCCTCATGGCAGGTCACCCGGCAGTGCGGAGAATCGGCCGGCACCTCCTGCCGGTATGTTTCAGTTTGGCGGTAGTCCAGCTCTACCTGGCGACGAACCGCTTTTTTGCTTCCCAGCTGGAGCCCGGGAGTATTACCGCCCTGGACTTTGCCAACCGCCTGGTGAACCTGCCCCTGGGGGTCTTTGTCGCCAGCGTGACCACCGCCATCTTTCCCTCCCTGGCCGAGCAGGCGGCCCTTAATGACCGCCGGGAAATGGCCCACCTGACGGACCGCGGCCTGGGGCTGGTGGCTCTGACTATTTTGCCGGCGGCGGTCGGGATGATTGTCCTGCGGGTGCCCCTGGTGCAATTGGTCTTCCAGCGCGGGGCCTTCGATCCCCGGGCTACGGCCATGACGGCTGTGGCGGTACTCTTTTATTCTGTTGGCCTCCTGGCTCAGGCCATGCATCCCATCCTTACCCGGGCCTTTTACGCCCTCCAGGATGTGGTTGTCCCGGTGGTTACAGGTATTATTTCCGTTGGCCTGAACATCCTCCTTAGCTATTTCCTGGCCCCGCGCCTGGGGCACGGCGGCCTGGCCCTGGCCAATTCCCTGGCGGCCAGCATCTACGCCCTGATGCTTTACCTGGCCCTCTACCGGCGCCTGCCGGAGTTAAAAGTAACCTTGCTCTTAAGTACCATGTTGCGGATTTTCCTGGCGGCCATGGGCATGGGACTCCTGGTCTGGCTGGCCGGAAGAGGCCTGCATGTTTTCACCTGGTCGCGGCCCCTCCTGGGGCTCCTCGTGCGGATGACGTTGTTAATGGGGGGCGGGGGCCTGGCTTTCTGGGTTCTGGCCCGGTGGCTGAAGGTAGAGGAAGTGACCTTCATCACCGCCATGATCCGGCGGCGCCTGGAGCGAGTTTTCTAA
- a CDS encoding DUF421 domain-containing protein — translation MKFVEVFLQTLLAFFAILIYTRILGKQQIGQLTFFEYINGITFGSIAAVLATDTAPNQTWMHFLGLTLFAFFTWLAGYAVLVSRPARKLISGEPTVVVHNGKILEENMKKMRYNFDELAMQLRQKNVFDIADVEYAIMEPDGDLSVLLKSQKRPLTPSDLKLSTKYEGVPTELIEDGEILFQNLRQNHLDEKWLIQQL, via the coding sequence GTGAAATTCGTGGAGGTTTTTCTGCAAACCCTGCTGGCCTTCTTTGCCATCCTGATCTATACTCGGATCCTGGGCAAGCAGCAGATAGGCCAGTTAACTTTTTTCGAGTATATCAACGGCATTACCTTCGGCAGCATCGCCGCCGTCCTGGCCACCGATACAGCCCCCAACCAGACCTGGATGCACTTCCTGGGTTTGACCCTCTTTGCCTTTTTTACCTGGTTGGCCGGGTATGCGGTCCTGGTGAGCAGGCCGGCCCGGAAATTGATCTCCGGTGAGCCTACAGTGGTCGTCCATAACGGTAAAATATTGGAAGAAAACATGAAGAAAATGCGTTATAATTTTGATGAGCTGGCCATGCAGCTGCGGCAAAAAAATGTCTTTGATATTGCCGATGTTGAATATGCTATTATGGAGCCTGACGGGGACTTAAGCGTGCTCCTCAAGTCCCAGAAGCGACCCCTGACACCTTCTGACCTTAAGCTATCGACCAAATACGAAGGGGTACCCACTGAGCTCATTGAAGACGGGGAGATCCTCTTCCAGAATCTCCGGCAGAATCACCTGGACGAGAAGTGGCTCATCCAGCAACTCTAG
- a CDS encoding ComF family protein has translation MPAFINLLFPRGKTCAWCGRPVDRGLFCPQCHQELYSWQEKYHPCRYCGRLLAAGGGAVCRQCREELPPFRRARAVGAYRGILKELIWAFKYQGRRSLAAPLGQLLAGVVVKELGSARPHLVIPVPLTAARLQARTFNQAELLARALGRELGLAVSGQALARMRETAPQVGLSRRERWQNLAGAFQVQEPALVKGHRLLLVDDVMTTGATAAACTGALLAAGAAVVEVVTLATGIDSIANISP, from the coding sequence ATGCCGGCGTTTATCAATCTCCTCTTTCCCCGGGGGAAAACCTGTGCCTGGTGCGGACGGCCGGTGGACCGGGGGCTATTTTGCCCGCAGTGCCACCAGGAACTATATTCCTGGCAGGAGAAGTACCATCCATGCCGGTATTGCGGGCGCCTCCTGGCGGCGGGCGGGGGGGCGGTCTGCCGCCAGTGCCGGGAGGAATTGCCTCCCTTCCGGCGGGCCCGGGCGGTAGGAGCCTACAGGGGTATCTTAAAAGAGTTGATCTGGGCCTTCAAGTACCAGGGACGGCGCTCCCTGGCCGCGCCCCTGGGACAGCTCCTGGCCGGTGTTGTTGTCAAGGAACTGGGATCGGCCCGCCCCCACCTGGTAATACCGGTGCCCCTGACTGCGGCCCGCCTGCAGGCGCGCACCTTTAACCAGGCGGAGCTCCTGGCCCGGGCCCTCGGCAGGGAACTGGGATTGGCGGTTTCCGGGCAGGCCCTGGCCCGGATGCGGGAAACGGCCCCCCAGGTCGGTCTTTCCCGGCGGGAGCGCTGGCAGAACTTGGCCGGGGCATTTCAAGTTCAGGAGCCGGCCCTGGTTAAGGGCCATCGTCTCCTCCTGGTTGACGACGTTATGACTACCGGGGCTACGGCTGCGGCCTGCACCGGTGCCCTCCTGGCTGCCGGTGCCGCCGTTGTCGAGGTGGTTACCCTGGCAACGGGTATCGACTCAATTGCAAATATTTCACCATGA
- a CDS encoding glycosyltransferase family 4 protein: MDILALALAGIVSFLLTPLLCRIAPRLGAVDKPNARKIHHTLMPRLGGVAIYAGFMLAYWLGGYRHQEYLGLFLAGTFIMLVGIIDDIRSLSPRLKLLGQIIAAVILVAFSVRVDFLTNPFDGLFILGKLAIPVTIFWLVGVTNALNLVDGLDGLAAGTSLIAAVTIAVVAWFNGELVVAFLSLALAAAVLGFLPFNFHPARIFMGDSGSMFLGFNLAALATIGLTKSATVISLFIPVVILGLPILDTMFAIVRRFLNHRPIFAPDKGHLHHRLLAQGLSQRQAVGVIYLVDACLGGSAILLSRVATDQGVLILIGLAVIILVGCDKLGIIGRGGLARAKTRHNTLHMF; the protein is encoded by the coding sequence GTGGATATCCTGGCCTTGGCACTAGCCGGGATAGTCAGTTTCTTACTGACACCTTTGCTTTGCCGGATAGCACCCCGCCTGGGGGCTGTAGATAAACCCAACGCCCGCAAGATTCATCATACCCTTATGCCCCGCCTGGGAGGGGTGGCCATTTATGCGGGGTTTATGCTGGCTTACTGGCTGGGAGGGTATCGCCATCAGGAATACCTGGGGCTCTTCCTTGCCGGGACCTTTATCATGCTTGTGGGTATAATTGATGATATCCGCTCCTTGAGCCCCCGGCTGAAGCTCCTGGGGCAGATCATAGCGGCCGTCATCCTGGTGGCCTTCAGTGTCCGGGTGGATTTCCTGACCAACCCCTTCGATGGCCTTTTTATCCTGGGGAAACTGGCTATCCCGGTTACTATTTTCTGGCTGGTAGGCGTTACCAACGCCTTGAACCTTGTCGACGGACTGGACGGGCTGGCAGCAGGAACCTCTTTGATAGCGGCCGTAACCATCGCCGTTGTCGCCTGGTTCAACGGCGAGCTGGTAGTAGCTTTTCTCTCCCTGGCTCTGGCGGCAGCAGTCCTGGGTTTCCTGCCCTTCAACTTTCACCCGGCGCGGATTTTTATGGGCGATAGCGGGTCCATGTTCCTGGGCTTTAACCTGGCGGCCCTGGCTACCATCGGCCTGACCAAGAGCGCTACGGTAATATCCCTCTTTATCCCGGTGGTAATCCTTGGACTGCCAATTCTGGACACCATGTTTGCCATTGTCCGTCGCTTCCTCAATCACCGGCCCATCTTTGCCCCGGATAAGGGGCACCTGCACCACCGCTTGCTGGCCCAGGGTTTGAGCCAGCGCCAGGCAGTAGGGGTTATTTACCTCGTTGATGCCTGCCTGGGTGGCAGCGCCATCCTCCTTAGCCGGGTGGCTACGGACCAGGGGGTGCTGATCCTGATCGGGCTGGCGGTAATTATCCTGGTGGGTTGCGATAAATTGGGGATTATTGGCAGGGGCGGCCTGGCCAGGGCTAAAACCCGGCATAATACCCTGCACATGTTCTAG
- the csaB gene encoding polysaccharide pyruvyl transferase CsaB produces MARVVISGYYGFQNAGDEAVLYSIVKALRSLEPDIEITVLSRRPEQTAACLKVRAVDRWHPVRVAGAIRRADLVISGGGSLFQDVTGPKSLLYYLGIVLLARLLRKPVIVYAQGLGPLKRHWSRWLTGRVLNRVQLISLRDSESRRLLEELGVTRPPVYVTADPVLGLEPENMDLRPGQDKWEQLELSGPVIGISVRSWPGYEECWPSLARVADELVAGGWQVLFLPFHFPADVDACRQVARLMHSPAVVLRENLDLPALMGLMGRLQFLIGMRLHALILASLMGVPFLALPYDPKVTALARMMEQPVAGFLASVSYTGLEAAVKQALAEREENARRVQAAVAELRPLALDTARLVIEYLRKGARG; encoded by the coding sequence TTGGCCAGGGTAGTAATCTCCGGTTATTACGGTTTTCAGAACGCCGGGGACGAGGCGGTCCTCTACAGCATCGTTAAAGCCTTGCGCTCCCTGGAACCGGACATAGAGATCACTGTCCTTTCCCGGCGTCCGGAGCAAACGGCGGCCTGTTTAAAGGTCCGGGCAGTAGACCGCTGGCACCCGGTCCGGGTGGCCGGGGCTATCCGCCGGGCCGACCTGGTTATCAGCGGTGGGGGTAGTTTGTTCCAGGATGTTACCGGGCCTAAAAGCCTGCTCTATTACCTGGGTATAGTGTTGCTGGCCCGGTTATTGCGGAAGCCGGTAATCGTCTATGCCCAGGGACTGGGCCCTTTGAAACGCCACTGGAGCCGTTGGCTGACGGGCCGGGTATTAAACCGCGTCCAGCTTATCTCCCTGCGGGACAGCGAGTCACGGCGGCTGCTGGAAGAGCTGGGGGTTACCCGGCCGCCGGTCTATGTAACGGCCGACCCGGTCCTGGGCCTGGAGCCTGAAAATATGGACCTGCGGCCCGGCCAGGATAAATGGGAGCAACTGGAGCTTTCCGGGCCGGTGATCGGGATTTCAGTGCGCTCCTGGCCGGGGTATGAGGAGTGCTGGCCGTCCCTGGCCAGGGTAGCTGACGAGCTCGTGGCCGGGGGGTGGCAGGTTTTATTTTTGCCTTTTCACTTTCCCGCTGATGTCGACGCCTGCCGCCAGGTAGCCCGCCTGATGCACAGTCCGGCAGTTGTTCTACGGGAAAACCTGGACCTGCCGGCCCTGATGGGCCTGATGGGCCGGTTGCAGTTTTTGATCGGCATGCGTCTCCACGCCCTGATCCTGGCTTCTTTGATGGGGGTTCCTTTCCTGGCCCTGCCCTATGACCCCAAAGTGACGGCCCTGGCCAGGATGATGGAGCAGCCGGTCGCCGGCTTTCTGGCGAGTGTCAGTTATACCGGCCTGGAAGCAGCCGTCAAACAGGCCCTGGCCGAACGTGAGGAAAACGCCCGGCGGGTACAGGCCGCGGTGGCCGAACTGCGGCCTCTGGCCCTGGACACCGCCCGGCTGGTAATAGAGTATTTGCGGAAAGGAGCAAGGGGCTGA
- the hpf gene encoding ribosome hibernation-promoting factor, HPF/YfiA family, with amino-acid sequence MELIIRGKNLPVTDALRQYIAKRLGKIKRYLDGVDEIQVNLAVTRDKHVVEVTIPLNGYILRGEEATGDMYGSVDLVVEKLEKQIAKYKTRLNKKIKNGTIKEFAAGQPEEENGPEPRLIRTKRFPIKPMPVEEAILQMNLLGHSFFVFSNAETEEVNVLYRRRDGNYGLIEPEY; translated from the coding sequence ATGGAATTAATCATCCGCGGCAAAAACCTTCCGGTCACCGACGCTTTACGGCAGTACATCGCTAAGAGGTTGGGTAAAATCAAACGCTACCTGGATGGTGTCGATGAGATCCAGGTCAACCTGGCCGTGACCAGGGATAAACACGTGGTCGAAGTGACTATTCCCCTGAACGGGTATATCCTGCGGGGCGAGGAAGCCACGGGGGATATGTATGGTTCCGTCGACCTGGTGGTTGAAAAATTAGAGAAACAGATCGCCAAATATAAAACCCGGCTTAATAAAAAAATAAAGAACGGGACCATTAAAGAATTTGCTGCCGGCCAGCCGGAGGAAGAAAACGGGCCTGAACCGCGCTTGATCCGAACCAAGCGTTTTCCCATCAAGCCCATGCCGGTGGAGGAAGCCATCCTGCAGATGAATCTCCTGGGCCACAGCTTCTTTGTCTTTTCCAATGCGGAAACCGAGGAAGTCAACGTCCTTTACCGCCGCCGGGACGGTAATTACGGCTTGATCGAACCGGAGTATTAA
- a CDS encoding phosphoglucomutase/phosphomannomutase family protein produces MAIKFGTDGWRAVIADEFTFANVRLVTQATANYLLREAGSGKIIIGYDNRFLAPEFARAVAEVLTASGFTVYLPSRAVPTPVTAWAIKHYQAMGALMLTASHNPPEYCGLKFIPEYAGPAVPAITSAIEKEIAAVINGGEVKTLNLDEARGRGLVRELEPEADYREYLHGLIDVEALRKAGLKVVVDPLYGAGIGYLEDFLRGAGCQVQAIHNYRDPLFGGDLPDPSARGLEELSRRVRETGAHLGLALDGDADRFGVVDGDGTYLTANQVLYLVLAHLIMDRHYRGPVARTVATTHNLDRLARAHDLEIIETPVGFKYIGEALREKGCILGGEESGGLSIRGHIPEKDGILATALVAELRAVRGRSLGEILADLHSSYGHLVNQRLDIKVDPATKERVLQELPDFAPAKVAGIPVTGRLTVDGVKLTLADGSWVLLRPSGTEPLLRLYAEAPDAGRLRLLQKEITTALRI; encoded by the coding sequence ATGGCTATTAAATTTGGGACCGACGGCTGGCGCGCCGTCATTGCCGACGAGTTCACCTTCGCCAATGTGCGCTTGGTCACCCAGGCCACGGCCAATTACCTGCTCCGGGAGGCCGGCAGCGGGAAGATCATTATCGGTTACGATAACCGTTTCCTGGCCCCGGAGTTTGCCCGGGCTGTGGCCGAGGTCCTGACTGCCAGCGGTTTTACCGTCTACCTGCCGTCCCGGGCGGTGCCCACACCGGTAACGGCCTGGGCCATTAAGCATTACCAGGCCATGGGTGCGTTAATGCTTACCGCCAGTCATAATCCTCCGGAATACTGCGGCTTGAAGTTTATCCCCGAATATGCCGGGCCAGCGGTGCCTGCCATTACCTCCGCCATTGAAAAAGAAATTGCTGCCGTCATAAATGGGGGAGAAGTGAAGACCCTTAACCTGGATGAAGCCCGGGGCCGGGGCCTGGTCCGGGAATTGGAACCGGAGGCCGATTACCGGGAGTACCTGCACGGGCTCATTGACGTTGAGGCCCTCCGGAAGGCCGGTTTGAAGGTCGTAGTCGACCCCCTCTATGGAGCTGGTATAGGCTACCTGGAGGATTTCCTGCGAGGGGCCGGCTGCCAGGTGCAGGCCATACATAATTACCGGGATCCCCTGTTTGGTGGCGACTTACCGGATCCCAGCGCCCGGGGCCTGGAGGAACTCAGCCGGCGGGTCCGGGAGACAGGTGCCCATCTGGGGCTGGCCCTGGATGGCGATGCCGACCGCTTCGGGGTAGTAGACGGGGACGGTACCTACCTGACGGCCAACCAGGTCCTCTACCTGGTCCTGGCCCATTTAATCATGGACCGCCATTACCGTGGTCCGGTAGCCAGGACGGTAGCCACCACCCATAACCTGGACCGCCTGGCCAGGGCCCACGACCTGGAGATAATTGAAACCCCGGTCGGCTTCAAGTATATAGGAGAGGCCCTGCGGGAAAAGGGCTGTATCCTGGGGGGAGAAGAGAGCGGGGGCTTAAGCATCCGGGGGCATATTCCGGAGAAGGACGGCATCCTGGCGACGGCCCTGGTGGCTGAACTGCGGGCGGTCCGGGGCCGGAGCCTGGGGGAGATTTTGGCGGATTTGCATTCCAGTTATGGCCATCTGGTCAACCAGCGCCTGGATATCAAGGTAGACCCGGCTACTAAAGAAAGGGTGCTGCAGGAATTACCGGATTTTGCCCCCGCCAAGGTAGCGGGCATACCGGTAACCGGGCGTTTGACGGTAGACGGGGTAAAATTGACCCTGGCCGACGGCAGCTGGGTTTTACTTAGACCTTCCGGTACGGAACCCCTCCTGCGTTTATATGCGGAGGCGCCCGACGCCGGGCGTCTCCGCCTGTTGCAAAAAGAAATAACCACTGCCCTCAGGATTTAA
- a CDS encoding GGDEF domain-containing protein yields the protein MGEKLGRADWLAAMLVTVGGVFLSLAAPPGPTVYWGLTWSIFNGLILAIGILSTGFITRVLILGLNLILIAGWQLTSGWPSATSLPLLLFLPVLVPLYRKQRKEILAGLVGGLILGGYSTLKENLANPSSWAILGGWVAIAGFFYYLMVGLVVKARQAASLQAEVEYTRHEYQEACKRLAAMEMAAITDDLTGIYNYRYFVQAFSNLLNSRQQPRYLAVLMLDIDYFKEINDAYGHLTGNRVLAELATILKECTREQDVVTRFGGEEFALILPDTDYHGALQVAERIRKAIAEHTFQAEGTAIHVTVSAGVAVWPVDGTDKKDIIARADRALYQAKTTGRNSVCAYQFLKKERGVHE from the coding sequence ATGGGCGAAAAGCTCGGGCGGGCCGACTGGTTGGCAGCGATGCTGGTTACAGTGGGGGGCGTTTTTTTGTCCCTGGCAGCGCCACCGGGCCCGACTGTCTATTGGGGGTTGACCTGGAGTATATTTAACGGCCTCATCCTGGCTATCGGAATTCTTAGCACGGGTTTTATCACCCGGGTTTTGATCCTGGGACTGAACCTGATACTGATAGCTGGCTGGCAGTTAACAAGTGGCTGGCCGTCAGCCACGTCACTTCCCTTGCTTCTCTTCTTACCGGTCCTGGTGCCCCTTTATCGGAAGCAAAGGAAGGAAATCCTTGCAGGCCTGGTAGGGGGGCTGATACTGGGAGGATACAGCACTTTAAAAGAAAATCTGGCTAATCCGTCTTCATGGGCTATCCTGGGTGGTTGGGTTGCAATCGCGGGCTTCTTTTATTACCTCATGGTGGGTCTGGTGGTTAAGGCCAGGCAGGCTGCTTCTTTGCAGGCTGAGGTGGAATATACCCGTCACGAGTATCAAGAAGCCTGCAAGCGGCTGGCCGCCATGGAGATGGCGGCCATTACTGATGATTTAACCGGGATTTATAACTACCGCTACTTCGTGCAGGCCTTTAGCAACCTGTTGAACTCCCGGCAGCAGCCCCGTTACCTGGCAGTTTTAATGCTGGATATCGATTACTTTAAAGAGATAAATGATGCCTACGGCCATCTCACCGGTAACAGGGTACTGGCGGAACTGGCCACCATCCTGAAGGAGTGCACCCGTGAACAGGATGTTGTCACCCGTTTCGGCGGGGAGGAGTTCGCTCTCATTTTGCCCGATACAGATTATCACGGTGCCCTGCAGGTGGCGGAAAGGATCCGCAAGGCCATCGCCGAGCATACCTTCCAAGCTGAAGGAACGGCCATCCACGTTACTGTAAGTGCCGGTGTGGCGGTCTGGCCGGTAGACGGGACCGATAAAAAGGATATCATTGCCCGGGCCGACCGTGCCCTTTACCAGGCCAAGACAACCGGGCGTAACAGTGTCTGCGCCTATCAGTTCCTGAAAAAGGAACGGGGTGTCCATGAATAA
- the fabZ gene encoding 3-hydroxyacyl-ACP dehydratase FabZ, giving the protein MDWNAIQGILPHRYPFLLVDRVLEVEAGRRAVGQKNVSGNEWYFSGHFPGQPVMPGVLIMEALAQVGAVALLSLPEFQGRLALFGGMDRVRFRRQVVPGDVLRLETEIIKLKGRVGKGYGRAFVGEELAAEGELLFAVGEKIE; this is encoded by the coding sequence GTGGACTGGAATGCTATCCAGGGGATTTTACCCCATCGCTACCCCTTCCTGCTGGTCGACAGGGTCCTGGAGGTAGAGGCGGGCCGGCGGGCAGTGGGCCAGAAAAACGTGAGCGGTAACGAATGGTATTTCAGCGGTCATTTTCCCGGCCAACCGGTAATGCCCGGGGTACTGATAATGGAAGCCCTGGCTCAAGTCGGGGCGGTGGCTCTCCTGAGCCTGCCGGAATTTCAGGGCCGGCTGGCCCTTTTCGGCGGTATGGACCGGGTCCGCTTCCGCCGCCAGGTAGTCCCGGGGGATGTCTTGCGCCTGGAGACGGAGATTATCAAGCTCAAGGGCCGGGTCGGTAAGGGCTACGGCCGGGCCTTCGTCGGCGAAGAGCTGGCCGCCGAGGGCGAGCTTCTCTTTGCCGTGGGCGAAAAGATCGAGTAA
- a CDS encoding cold shock domain-containing protein produces the protein MQGKVKWFNPEKGYGFIEREDGKDVFVHFSAIQEEGFKTLAEGQEVEFDIVEGPRGPQAANVIKC, from the coding sequence ATGCAGGGTAAGGTGAAATGGTTTAACCCGGAGAAGGGGTACGGTTTTATTGAAAGGGAAGACGGCAAGGACGTGTTCGTCCACTTCTCCGCCATCCAGGAAGAGGGTTTCAAAACCCTGGCTGAGGGACAGGAGGTCGAGTTTGACATCGTGGAAGGACCTCGCGGTCCCCAGGCAGCCAATGTAATAAAATGCTAG
- a CDS encoding helicase-related protein — protein sequence MNKGSSYRQPIFCWQGPLYLVEGDGGWRVGLSHNPGLDQTFWLQRGYRQFEVLTPPLPLGAAVFLHDLVAGYLATGGQRVTRGGIMEMLARGRARMGLKPWTPVEKVAAQPLPPPPAEELALVRHTLAGRVLWREELARALAERRLGVHTPLEDLCHWLYLEGEIKLLPGVGYDPDGRPRCRRCGQATGLLKVNCAACSREDCLLCEECLAMGQSRRCRPLYARPWPFAAGSPARPAAVVRPLLRFDLTLAQADAYREAEGFASQDKEKECLLWAACGAGKTEVAYGAIAAALARGRKVLYACPRKEVIRELHPRLQAVWPGLRIQALYGGSQGKYGEADLILATTHQALRFYRRFDLVILDEVDAFPLAGDPMLYYAVERARREHGQILWLTATPPPEMVARVRKGKLAVIYLPARYHGHPLPEPEFVREPFLRPPGTGPLPRSMVNCINTTLGAGLQLLLFVPAVSLVEGVAAWLLDSWPGQAPGGAWVRGCHAAHPRREEVIAAFRRGEFPVLVTTTVMERGVTIPRLNVLVLYAEEGRVFTASTLVQIAGRAGRSAAYPTGRVWFIGRHLSPAIAEAARQIREFNRLARRRGYLTR from the coding sequence ATGAATAAGGGAAGCAGTTACCGGCAGCCGATCTTTTGCTGGCAAGGTCCCCTCTACCTGGTGGAAGGCGATGGGGGATGGCGGGTAGGCTTGAGCCACAATCCCGGCCTGGACCAAACCTTCTGGCTGCAGCGCGGTTACCGGCAGTTTGAGGTCCTGACACCGCCGTTACCCCTCGGGGCGGCGGTTTTTTTACATGACCTGGTGGCAGGATACCTGGCGACAGGAGGACAACGTGTGACCAGGGGCGGGATAATGGAAATGCTGGCCCGGGGCAGGGCCAGGATGGGCCTTAAACCCTGGACCCCGGTGGAAAAGGTAGCTGCCCAACCCCTGCCACCGCCACCGGCGGAGGAGCTGGCCCTGGTAAGGCACACCCTGGCCGGGAGGGTCCTCTGGCGGGAGGAACTGGCCCGGGCCCTGGCGGAGAGGAGACTGGGGGTGCACACCCCCCTGGAGGACCTCTGTCACTGGCTTTATTTGGAAGGTGAAATAAAGCTTCTGCCCGGGGTGGGTTATGACCCTGACGGTCGCCCCCGGTGCCGGCGCTGCGGCCAGGCTACCGGGCTTTTAAAGGTCAACTGCGCCGCCTGCAGCCGAGAGGATTGCCTGCTCTGCGAGGAGTGCCTGGCTATGGGCCAGTCCCGCCGCTGCCGTCCTCTGTACGCCAGGCCCTGGCCCTTTGCCGCGGGTTCTCCGGCCAGGCCGGCGGCAGTGGTGCGCCCCCTGCTCCGGTTTGACCTCACGCTGGCCCAGGCGGACGCCTACCGGGAGGCGGAAGGGTTTGCCAGCCAGGATAAGGAAAAGGAGTGCCTCCTCTGGGCCGCCTGTGGCGCCGGAAAAACTGAGGTGGCCTATGGCGCCATTGCTGCCGCCCTGGCCCGCGGGCGTAAAGTCCTTTATGCCTGCCCCCGGAAGGAGGTTATCCGGGAACTCCACCCGCGCCTGCAAGCCGTCTGGCCGGGCCTGCGGATCCAGGCTCTATATGGTGGCAGCCAGGGCAAATACGGCGAGGCCGACCTCATCCTGGCCACCACCCACCAGGCCTTACGTTTCTACCGCCGTTTTGACCTGGTGATCCTCGATGAAGTGGACGCCTTCCCCCTGGCGGGGGACCCCATGCTCTACTATGCCGTCGAGCGGGCGCGCCGGGAACATGGTCAGATCCTGTGGTTAACGGCCACCCCGCCCCCGGAGATGGTGGCCAGGGTCAGGAAGGGCAAGCTGGCCGTTATTTACTTGCCAGCCCGGTACCACGGCCACCCCCTCCCGGAACCCGAGTTCGTCCGGGAACCATTTCTTAGGCCGCCGGGGACAGGCCCCCTGCCTCGCTCCATGGTTAACTGTATAAATACTACCCTGGGGGCGGGGCTCCAGCTCCTGCTCTTCGTCCCGGCCGTTTCCCTGGTGGAGGGGGTGGCTGCATGGTTGCTGGACTCCTGGCCCGGCCAGGCCCCCGGCGGGGCCTGGGTCCGGGGCTGTCATGCCGCCCACCCCAGGCGGGAGGAAGTTATCGCTGCCTTTCGCCGGGGAGAATTCCCGGTTCTGGTGACCACTACCGTTATGGAGCGGGGGGTTACCATTCCCCGCCTGAACGTCCTTGTCCTTTACGCTGAGGAGGGCAGGGTCTTTACGGCCAGCACCCTGGTGCAGATCGCCGGCCGGGCCGGGCGTTCGGCGGCTTATCCCACCGGGAGGGTATGGTTTATAGGCCGGCACTTGAGCCCCGCCATTGCAGAGGCTGCCCGCCAGATCCGGGAATTCAACCGCCTGGCCCGCCGGCGGGGTTACTTGACGCGGTAA